One genomic window of Luteitalea pratensis includes the following:
- a CDS encoding ComEA family DNA-binding protein yields the protein MMRSRTGQQHVRGQGTALAVVVAAWASSVAWVASPWPAAPAAQQSPAMPPAGAAPVSEPPEAFRRVCIKCHTSDRVVQGRRFRPQWEELIEQMVSRGAVVNDEDFEVIIGYLVSEFGRVRVNTATAPELASVLHLEAAEADAIVTARRAAGRFADFDALVAAPGVPVAALTTRRDALFF from the coding sequence ATGATGCGCAGCAGGACAGGGCAGCAGCACGTGCGTGGCCAGGGCACGGCGTTGGCCGTCGTCGTTGCCGCATGGGCCAGTTCGGTCGCCTGGGTGGCGTCTCCCTGGCCCGCGGCGCCGGCGGCGCAACAATCTCCGGCGATGCCGCCGGCCGGCGCCGCCCCGGTGTCGGAGCCGCCCGAGGCCTTCCGGCGTGTGTGCATCAAGTGCCACACCTCCGACCGGGTCGTGCAGGGCCGCCGGTTCCGCCCCCAGTGGGAGGAACTGATCGAGCAGATGGTCTCGCGCGGCGCCGTCGTCAACGACGAGGACTTCGAGGTGATCATCGGCTACCTGGTGAGTGAGTTCGGCCGTGTGCGCGTCAATACCGCGACCGCACCCGAACTGGCCTCGGTGCTGCACCTCGAAGCCGCAGAGGCCGACGCGATCGTCACAGCCCGGCGCGCGGCCGGCCGCTTCGCGGACTTCGACGCGCTCGTGGCCGCGCCAGGCGTACCCGTGGCCGCACTCACGACACGCCGCGACGCGCTGTTCTTCTGA
- a CDS encoding acido-empty-quinoprotein group A, which yields MRYLSGVLAAACLATTVVAQQGGLTVEQILAPSPSSWPTYNGDYSGRRFSALARITDHNVQHLSLAWLYDLPGGGTIKATPLQVDGVLYFTIPDHAYAVEARTGRELWHYTWTRNRGGIHIGNRGVAVLGDSLYFVTPDCNLVALDVKTGKERWFKEYCSTEMVYYGSVAPVVVKDKLIVGVSGDDLDMPAYLDARNPKDGELIWRWYVTPQKAGDPGLDTWPSLDMAQHGGGMTWQPITYDSALSTIYVTTGNPQPVVAYKNREGANLYTASLVALDADTGKMKWHFQASPQDTHDWDATQTPVLIDGTVEGRPRKLVAMASRNGHFFVLDRTTGKNVVSSEYVKTNWSLGYDEKGQPIPNPAKKPQVAGALVTPNQGGATNWFSPSFSPQTGLFYVNATRAFSVWYIYDASDNPMGWGGTDRGGYAEQGQLKAIDYRTGKVRWSVPRYGGNSGLLSTAGNVVFGSGGNGLAAFNATTGEALWDSRIGNVTNGPITYELDGRQYVIAGAGGRLAAFVLNP from the coding sequence ATGAGGTACCTGAGTGGCGTCCTCGCGGCCGCGTGCCTGGCGACCACGGTGGTTGCCCAGCAGGGGGGCCTGACGGTCGAGCAGATACTCGCGCCGTCGCCCTCGTCCTGGCCGACCTACAACGGCGACTACTCTGGCCGGCGCTTCAGTGCGCTTGCCAGGATCACCGATCACAACGTGCAGCATCTCAGCCTCGCCTGGTTGTACGACCTGCCAGGCGGCGGCACGATCAAGGCGACGCCGCTGCAGGTGGACGGCGTGCTCTATTTCACGATTCCCGATCACGCCTATGCGGTGGAGGCGAGGACCGGCCGCGAGTTGTGGCACTACACCTGGACGCGCAATCGCGGCGGGATTCACATCGGCAATCGTGGTGTCGCCGTCCTCGGCGACTCGTTGTACTTCGTGACGCCCGATTGCAATCTCGTGGCGCTCGACGTCAAGACCGGCAAGGAGCGCTGGTTCAAGGAGTACTGCTCGACCGAGATGGTCTACTACGGCTCGGTCGCGCCGGTCGTCGTGAAGGACAAGCTGATTGTCGGCGTCAGCGGCGACGACCTCGACATGCCGGCCTATCTCGACGCGCGCAACCCGAAGGACGGCGAGTTGATCTGGCGCTGGTACGTGACGCCGCAGAAGGCCGGTGACCCTGGGCTCGACACGTGGCCGAGCCTCGACATGGCGCAGCACGGCGGCGGCATGACATGGCAGCCGATCACCTACGACTCGGCGCTGAGCACCATCTACGTCACGACCGGCAACCCCCAGCCGGTCGTCGCGTACAAGAACCGCGAGGGTGCCAATCTCTACACGGCTTCGCTCGTGGCGCTCGACGCCGATACCGGCAAGATGAAGTGGCATTTCCAGGCATCCCCGCAGGACACGCACGATTGGGATGCCACGCAGACCCCGGTGCTCATCGACGGCACGGTCGAGGGCCGACCCCGCAAGCTCGTAGCGATGGCATCTCGCAATGGACACTTTTTCGTGCTCGACCGGACCACCGGCAAGAACGTCGTGTCGTCGGAGTACGTGAAGACGAACTGGTCGCTCGGCTACGACGAAAAGGGCCAGCCGATCCCGAACCCGGCCAAGAAGCCACAGGTCGCTGGCGCGCTCGTGACGCCGAACCAGGGCGGCGCGACCAACTGGTTCTCGCCCAGCTTCAGCCCGCAGACGGGGCTGTTCTACGTCAATGCTACGCGGGCCTTCAGCGTCTGGTACATCTACGACGCGAGCGACAACCCGATGGGCTGGGGCGGCACCGACCGTGGCGGGTACGCCGAGCAGGGACAGCTCAAGGCCATCGATTACCGCACCGGCAAGGTCCGGTGGAGCGTGCCCCGCTACGGCGGCAATTCCGGCCTGTTGTCCACCGCCGGCAACGTCGTCTTCGGTTCCGGTGGCAACGGCCTTGCCGCCTTCAATGCAACGACCGGCGAGGCCCTGTGGGACTCGCGGATCGGCAACGTGACCAATGGGCCGATCACCTACGAACTCGATGGACGGCAGTATGTGATTGCCGGCGCTGGCGGCCGGCTCGCCGCCTTCGTGCTCAACCCATGA
- a CDS encoding c-type cytochrome has product MHIFRLLTIVSAVFVLGLTASARQGPAPAPGGPGSGRAPTSTVQQIPRTPDVDQAAHDRGRAIWARECVDCHGGQARGSDTGPNIIRTKTVNFDRSSPTPGSVLGPFLKAGHPTQSGKPSASFTAEEIAGLANFVRQRVNDTMRGSPVFTVGDILVGDRAAGQKYFEGAGRCTSCHNDSTRPLAGIGGRVPAPVDIQQRLLFPGSGGAGGGRGAAAPTGAAAITVTITPATGPEILGVLVEQSDFFVTLRQADGTVRAVRRAPDTRIVLTNPLQAHIDLLDVITDTQVHDLVAYLESLK; this is encoded by the coding sequence ATGCACATATTTCGTCTGCTCACGATCGTATCGGCGGTGTTCGTCCTGGGGCTGACGGCATCGGCTCGACAAGGGCCGGCACCAGCGCCGGGCGGACCTGGGAGCGGTCGCGCGCCGACCTCGACAGTGCAGCAGATACCCCGGACACCGGACGTGGATCAGGCGGCCCACGACCGCGGGCGGGCCATCTGGGCGCGTGAGTGCGTCGACTGCCATGGCGGCCAGGCCCGGGGTTCAGACACCGGGCCCAACATCATCCGCACGAAGACGGTCAACTTCGACCGATCGTCACCCACTCCCGGCAGCGTCCTCGGGCCGTTCCTGAAGGCAGGACACCCGACCCAGAGCGGCAAGCCCAGCGCCTCGTTCACCGCCGAGGAGATCGCGGGTCTTGCCAACTTCGTGCGACAACGCGTCAACGACACGATGCGAGGCTCGCCGGTCTTCACGGTCGGCGACATCCTCGTCGGCGATCGAGCCGCCGGCCAGAAGTACTTCGAGGGCGCCGGCCGGTGCACGTCGTGTCACAACGACAGCACTCGCCCCCTTGCCGGCATCGGTGGCCGCGTGCCGGCGCCGGTCGACATCCAGCAGCGGCTGCTGTTTCCCGGCAGTGGCGGCGCCGGTGGCGGCCGTGGAGCGGCGGCGCCAACGGGCGCTGCGGCGATCACCGTCACGATCACGCCGGCCACAGGCCCGGAGATCTTGGGTGTCCTCGTCGAACAGAGTGACTTCTTCGTCACCCTGCGACAGGCCGACGGCACCGTCCGGGCCGTCCGCAGGGCGCCAGATACCAGGATCGTCCTGACCAATCCCCTGCAAGCGCACATCGACCTGCTCGACGTGATCACCGACACCCAGGTCCACGATCTGGTGGCCTACCTGGAGTCCCTGAAATGA
- a CDS encoding Rne/Rng family ribonuclease — MTKEMIVSATDRETAVAILEDDQVVEFFMERERQQGVVGNVYKGRVSKVLPGMQSSFIDLGLERDGFLYVSDVITPAEALEDDPDEPSIPADDVAAGLVAQADDGDGPDETGADGGEARGANGEAAGVAGKGGDRRQRQERAAQPNIEDLLKEGQDVLVQVVKEPIGTKGARITSHVTIPGRFLVFMPTVDHIGVSRKIESREERARLRGIVRQFREAHAFNGGVIIRTAAANRPDADILGDLEYFHQVWKEIKHKSETQRAPAVIYREQSLVAKLLRDLLTDEFSVIRIDSADEHRRVTALVERIMPAMLPRVKLYTRDYPIFEEYGVRTEIDKALRSKVWLKSGGYIVINQTEALVAIDVNTGRYVGKKTTGRLEDTILKTNMEAVKEIVRQLRLRDMGGIVVLDFIDMEDKKNRQKVFQTLEQELRRDRAPSKAIQVSDFGLIIITRKRVKQSLERLMTDTCPYCTGTGTIKSSATVCQEILNEMRKVGNDLDGRGVLLRVNPEIAEALQGDERGVLREVEQVVGRKVTVRPDAYLHHEQFDVMSL, encoded by the coding sequence ATGACCAAGGAGATGATTGTCTCCGCGACCGACCGCGAGACCGCGGTCGCCATTCTCGAGGACGACCAGGTCGTCGAGTTCTTCATGGAGCGGGAGCGCCAGCAGGGCGTGGTCGGGAACGTCTACAAGGGACGCGTCTCGAAAGTCCTGCCCGGGATGCAGTCCTCGTTCATCGATCTTGGGCTCGAGCGTGACGGGTTCCTCTATGTCTCCGACGTCATCACCCCGGCCGAAGCGCTCGAGGACGACCCCGACGAGCCCTCCATCCCTGCCGACGATGTAGCGGCCGGACTGGTCGCGCAGGCTGACGACGGCGACGGGCCAGACGAGACGGGCGCCGACGGCGGGGAGGCGCGGGGCGCCAACGGCGAGGCCGCCGGCGTGGCTGGCAAGGGCGGGGACCGGCGGCAGCGGCAGGAGCGCGCCGCCCAGCCGAACATCGAGGACCTGCTCAAGGAAGGGCAGGACGTGCTGGTGCAGGTCGTCAAGGAGCCGATCGGCACCAAGGGCGCGCGCATCACCTCGCACGTGACGATTCCCGGCCGGTTCCTGGTGTTCATGCCGACCGTCGATCACATCGGTGTCTCCCGCAAGATCGAGTCGCGCGAGGAACGTGCCCGCCTTCGGGGCATCGTCCGGCAGTTCCGCGAAGCGCACGCGTTCAACGGCGGGGTGATCATCCGGACTGCCGCAGCCAACCGCCCCGACGCCGACATCCTCGGCGACCTCGAGTACTTCCACCAGGTGTGGAAGGAGATCAAGCACAAGTCGGAAACGCAGCGGGCACCGGCGGTCATCTACCGCGAGCAGAGCCTCGTCGCCAAGCTGTTGCGCGATCTCCTCACCGACGAGTTCAGCGTCATCCGCATCGACTCGGCGGACGAACACCGCCGCGTCACCGCGCTCGTCGAGCGGATCATGCCGGCGATGCTGCCGCGCGTGAAGCTCTACACGCGCGACTATCCGATCTTCGAGGAGTACGGCGTTCGCACCGAGATCGACAAGGCGCTGCGGAGCAAGGTGTGGCTGAAGTCCGGTGGCTACATCGTCATCAACCAGACCGAGGCGCTGGTCGCGATCGACGTCAACACCGGACGCTATGTCGGCAAGAAGACGACGGGACGGCTCGAGGACACCATCCTCAAGACGAACATGGAGGCGGTGAAGGAGATCGTGCGGCAGTTGCGGCTGCGCGACATGGGCGGCATCGTCGTCCTCGACTTCATCGACATGGAGGACAAGAAGAACCGGCAGAAGGTCTTCCAGACGCTCGAGCAGGAACTGCGCCGCGACCGCGCCCCGAGCAAGGCCATCCAGGTCTCGGATTTCGGGCTGATCATCATCACTCGCAAGCGAGTGAAGCAGAGCCTCGAGCGCCTGATGACCGACACGTGCCCCTACTGCACGGGCACCGGCACCATCAAGTCCAGTGCGACGGTGTGCCAGGAAATCCTCAACGAGATGCGCAAGGTCGGCAACGATCTCGACGGCCGCGGCGTATTGCTGCGCGTCAATCCCGAGATCGCCGAGGCGCTGCAGGGAGACGAGCGCGGGGTGCTTCGGGAGGTGGAGCAGGTGGTCGGACGCAAGGTCACCGTCCGCCCGGATGCCTACCTGCACCACGAGCAGTTCGACGTCATGTCTTTGTGA